From one Mobula hypostoma chromosome 28, sMobHyp1.1, whole genome shotgun sequence genomic stretch:
- the hdac1 gene encoding histone deacetylase 1 encodes MAFTQAGSKKKVCYYYDGDVGNYYYGQGHPMKPHRIRMTHNLLLNYGLYRKMEIYRPHKASAEEMTKYHSDDYIKFLRSIRPDNMSEYSKQMQRFNVGEDCPVFDGLFEFCQLSTGGSVAGAVKLNKQQTDIAVNWAGGLHHAKKSEASGFCYVNDIVLAILELLKYHQRVLYIDIDIHHGDGVEEAFYTTDRVMTVSFHKYGEYFPGTGDLRDIGAGKGKYYAVNFPLRDGIDDESYEAIFKPIICKVMEMYQPSAIALQCGADSLSGDRLGCFNLTIKGHAKCVEFVKTFNLPLLMLGGGGYTIRNVARCWTYETSVALDSEIPNELPYNDYFEYFGPDFKLHISPSNMTNQNTNEYLEKIKQRLFENLRMLPHAPGVQMQSIPEDALPEDSGDEEEEDADKRISIRASDKRIACDEEFSDSEDEGEGGRRNAANYKKLKRAKVEEEKEEEKKSDGKEEEKAKDGVAEKLETKGVKVEETKPSNA; translated from the exons ATGGCGTTCACGCAGGCGGGCAGCAAGAAGAAGGTCTGCTACTACTATGACG GTGATGTTGGAAATTATTATTATGGACAGGGTCACCCAATGAAACCACATAGAATTCGAATGACCCATAACCTGTTGCTGAATTATGGCTTGTACAGAAAAATGGAAATCTAT CGCCCACACAAAGCATCAGCTGAAGAGATGACGAAGTACCACAGTGACGACTACATTAAGTTCCTGAGGTCCATTCGTCCAGACAACATGTCTGAGTACAGCAAGCAGATGCAACGAT TCAACGTGGGTGAGGATTGCCCAGTATTTGACGGGCTGTTTGAGTTCTGCCAGCTGTCGACTGGAGGTTCAGTCG CTGGAGCTGTTAAACTGAACAAGCAGCAAACTGATATTGCTGTCAATTGGGCTGGTGGACTTCATCATGCGAAGAAATCCGAAGCATCGGGCTTCTGTTATGTGAATGACATTGTCCTGGCTATTCTTGAATTACTAAA GTATCATCAGCGAGTACTGTACATCGATATTGACATTCACCATGGtgatggtgttgaagaagcttTTTATACAACCGATAGAGTAATGACTGTTTCATTCCATAAATATGGTGAATATTTCCCTGGTACAGGAGATCTCAGG GACATCGGTGCAGGCAAGGGGAAGTATTATGCTGTAAATTTCCCACTGAGAGACGGAATCGACGATGAATCCTATGAAGCTATTTTCAAACCT ATTATATGTAAGGTGATGGAAATGTACCAGCCCAGTGCCATTGCTTTGCAGTGTGGTGCTGATTCTTTGTCTGGAGATAGGCTGGGTTGTTTTAACCTTACTATTAAAG GGCATGCCAAGTGTGTTGAATTTGTCAAGACCTTCAATTTGCCTTTATTAATGCTGGGAGGTGGTGGATATACAATTCGCAATGTGGCTCGGTGCTGGACATATGAGACCTCTGTAGCTTTAGATTCCGAGATTCCCAATG AACTACCATACAATGATTACTTTGAATATTTTGGACCTGACTTCAAGCTGCACATCAGTCCTTCCAACATGACAAACCAGAACACCAATGAATATCTGGAGAAAATAAA GCAGCGCTTGTTTGAAAACCTGCGTATGCTGCCCCATGCACCGGGTGTTCAAATGCAGTCTATCCCTGAGGATGCTCTTCCAGAGGATAGtggagatgaagaggaggaagatgCAGACAAACGTATTTCTA TCCGTGCTTCTGATAAGAGAATAGCATGTGATGAAGAGTTCTCTGATTCTGAagatgaaggggagggaggtcGGCGTAACGCTGCAAATTACAAGAAGCTAAAGCGTGCCAAAGTagaagaagaaaaggaagaagagaaaaaatcag atgggaaagaggaagaaaaagcCAAAGATGGTGTTGCGGAGAAGTTAGAAACGAAAGG AGTTAAGGTGGAAGAGACAAAACCAAGCAATGCATAA